In Parasphingorhabdus halotolerans, a single window of DNA contains:
- a CDS encoding glutathione S-transferase family protein — protein MLRQSAAGLMLIAAAIGAPQMAQAESKTTQMEAMPMPDLTIYHLEGRRSERIVWLMEELEMPYKLEYVRGDLMASMAKVRGLGHEMAMVPTVVIDDHILVESGAIIDTILTRYAPGKLAPARDSEFYPEHVMWMHYAEGSLAARLFSDYRAWRTNPPTERSRFVDSEAVVQYSENYLAKHPWFGGAEFSAADIMMLFPLNVATGLNLVDKEKFPNIAAWKVKIEARPAYKRMLAAARPDGMIGNLPPVTQHPPSERK, from the coding sequence ATGCTTCGCCAATCCGCCGCAGGACTTATGCTTATAGCCGCCGCAATTGGCGCGCCGCAAATGGCACAGGCCGAGTCAAAAACCACACAAATGGAAGCGATGCCAATGCCGGATTTGACGATTTACCACCTCGAAGGACGACGCTCTGAACGCATTGTCTGGCTGATGGAAGAACTGGAAATGCCCTACAAGCTTGAATATGTGCGTGGCGATTTAATGGCATCCATGGCCAAGGTACGCGGCCTCGGTCATGAAATGGCGATGGTCCCAACGGTTGTGATCGATGACCATATATTGGTAGAATCGGGCGCGATCATCGATACGATCCTGACCCGTTACGCGCCTGGCAAACTGGCTCCTGCGCGCGACAGCGAATTTTATCCCGAGCACGTTATGTGGATGCACTACGCAGAAGGCTCGCTCGCTGCCCGATTGTTCAGCGATTACCGGGCATGGAGAACCAACCCGCCGACAGAGCGATCGAGGTTCGTCGATAGCGAAGCGGTTGTGCAATATTCTGAAAACTATCTTGCAAAACACCCGTGGTTTGGCGGTGCCGAATTTTCTGCGGCGGACATCATGATGCTTTTCCCACTCAATGTGGCGACCGGGCTCAACCTCGTGGACAAGGAAAAATTCCCGAATATTGCGGCGTGGAAAGTGAAAATTGAAGCCCGTCCGGCGTATAAAAGAATGCTTGCGGCTGCCCGACCAGACGGGATGATCGGCAATCTGCCGCCCGTCACCCAGCACCCTCCATCGGAAAGGAAATAA
- a CDS encoding Lrp/AsnC family transcriptional regulator, giving the protein MMDKSNFDDIDRSILRALQGNARLSMLELSDTVGLSPTPCARRVRRLEADGFILDYHAQLNESAIGYGFSVFVSVQLDKQVDDALQAFEHAIEQYPEVVNCWLMTGNRDYLMRIAVADLAGYESFLTGKLTKIPGVASIESSIPIRQVKAQLSREI; this is encoded by the coding sequence ATGATGGATAAATCCAATTTTGATGATATCGACAGGTCGATTCTGCGTGCGTTGCAAGGCAATGCACGACTATCGATGTTGGAACTGAGTGATACGGTTGGGTTGAGTCCGACGCCGTGCGCCAGACGTGTCAGACGTCTGGAAGCTGACGGTTTCATATTGGACTATCATGCCCAACTGAACGAGTCCGCCATCGGTTACGGGTTTTCTGTTTTCGTTTCCGTACAATTGGACAAACAGGTCGATGATGCTTTGCAAGCTTTTGAACATGCGATCGAACAATACCCGGAGGTCGTCAATTGCTGGCTGATGACCGGGAATAGAGACTATCTTATGCGGATCGCAGTAGCGGATCTGGCTGGTTATGAATCTTTTCTGACGGGCAAGCTCACTAAAATTCCCGGCGTCGCCTCTATTGAAAGTTCGATACCGATCCGTCAGGTCAAAGCGCAATTGTCGCGGGAGATTTGA
- a CDS encoding transketolase, giving the protein MQDQQLDALRILEKRILWLASWTIHNANHLRDKGDSDVKVGGHQASSASIATIMTALYFTSLKSEDRVAVKPHASPIFHAIQYLSGQQTLEKLENFRGFGGAQSYPSRTKDIDDVDFSTGSVGLGVAQTLFSSLVQDYVTHRGMMDDRPDGRMVALIGDAEMDEGNIYEALFEGWKHNLRNCWWIVDYNRQSLDAVVHEGLFQKFEDMFRSFGWDVVTLRHGQFQEQVFARSGGEALREWIEQCPNQLYSALIFQGASAWRERLNKDFCDNAEVLTILSELDDAALEKFMGNLGGHDLPSLAEAFEAASQHDRPTLFICYTIKGRGLPLAGHKDNHAGLMTPKQINVLRQQLGVREGHEWDKWEGVEAHQQNLESIIQNSAFFAKGTRRLTAPKVPLPDALPSPEGKGKPLSTQMAFGHIMNDIGKDDSALADRIVTTSPDVTVSTNLGGWVNRRGIFSRNKVKDTFRDQKIPSTFKWGSSPTGQHLELGIAESNLFILLSALGLSHTINGERLLPVGTVYDPFIYRAADQMNYACYQDARFMLVATPSGVSLAPEGGAHQSIGTPLVGMAQDRMAYFEPAFADELAVIMRFGFEFMQNEEPARNATANCLNDETGGSIYLRLSTRPIEQIERKMTPELRSDIIDGGYWLREPGPNAEVIIAYTGTLAPEAIQAVGMMGEDVRDIGLLAITSADRLLAGFSAAQKRRQNGDFGAQSHVERLFGTLNPGAAIVTVCDAHPATLAWLGSVNGNKSRSLGVEKFGQTGSIGELYGHYGIDAAGIMQAAQELALRRPLRFVRTV; this is encoded by the coding sequence ATGCAAGATCAGCAACTGGATGCGCTGAGGATATTGGAAAAGCGAATTTTGTGGCTTGCGTCATGGACGATACACAATGCCAACCATTTGCGGGACAAAGGCGATTCCGATGTTAAAGTAGGCGGTCATCAGGCCTCGTCTGCATCCATCGCAACGATCATGACAGCGCTTTATTTCACCAGCCTGAAATCGGAAGACCGTGTGGCGGTAAAACCTCATGCATCGCCGATATTCCATGCCATTCAATATCTGTCAGGCCAACAAACATTGGAAAAGCTTGAGAATTTTCGTGGTTTTGGTGGTGCGCAAAGCTATCCGTCACGGACCAAGGATATTGACGATGTCGACTTCTCCACCGGTTCGGTTGGCCTTGGAGTAGCGCAAACGCTCTTTTCTTCGCTAGTTCAGGATTATGTGACGCATCGCGGGATGATGGACGATCGTCCTGACGGCCGGATGGTCGCTCTCATTGGCGACGCGGAAATGGACGAGGGCAATATATACGAGGCTCTGTTTGAAGGTTGGAAGCATAATCTGCGCAATTGCTGGTGGATTGTGGACTACAATCGCCAATCACTGGATGCGGTTGTCCATGAAGGCCTGTTCCAGAAGTTTGAAGATATGTTCCGCAGCTTTGGCTGGGACGTCGTGACGCTTCGACACGGGCAATTTCAGGAACAGGTTTTTGCGAGGTCCGGCGGGGAAGCATTGCGCGAATGGATAGAGCAATGTCCGAACCAGCTTTACTCCGCGTTGATATTTCAGGGCGCATCTGCATGGCGCGAGCGACTGAACAAGGATTTTTGCGACAACGCCGAGGTGCTGACAATATTGTCCGAACTGGACGACGCCGCACTGGAAAAATTCATGGGCAATCTAGGCGGCCACGACCTGCCCTCGCTGGCTGAAGCTTTTGAAGCAGCCTCGCAGCATGATCGCCCCACCTTATTCATTTGTTACACGATCAAGGGCCGCGGCTTGCCGCTGGCGGGCCATAAAGACAATCACGCCGGATTGATGACGCCCAAACAGATTAATGTTTTGCGGCAGCAATTAGGCGTCCGAGAAGGACATGAATGGGACAAATGGGAGGGCGTGGAAGCGCATCAACAAAACCTTGAAAGCATCATTCAAAATAGCGCCTTCTTTGCCAAAGGCACGCGCCGTTTGACGGCCCCCAAGGTTCCGCTGCCAGACGCTTTGCCGTCGCCGGAAGGCAAGGGCAAGCCGCTCTCCACGCAAATGGCATTCGGCCATATTATGAATGATATTGGCAAGGACGATAGTGCACTAGCAGACCGCATCGTCACCACATCCCCGGATGTGACTGTTTCCACCAATCTGGGAGGCTGGGTCAATCGCCGCGGCATATTTTCCAGAAACAAGGTCAAAGATACTTTCCGCGACCAGAAAATTCCTTCGACGTTTAAATGGGGTTCGTCGCCTACCGGTCAGCATCTGGAACTCGGGATCGCGGAGTCGAACCTGTTCATTCTGCTGTCCGCGCTCGGACTATCACATACCATAAACGGAGAACGCCTTTTGCCTGTCGGCACCGTCTATGACCCGTTTATTTACCGCGCTGCCGATCAGATGAACTATGCCTGTTATCAGGATGCCCGCTTCATGCTGGTCGCAACGCCATCAGGCGTCAGTCTCGCGCCCGAAGGCGGCGCGCATCAATCCATCGGCACACCGTTGGTTGGTATGGCGCAGGACCGGATGGCCTATTTTGAACCCGCCTTTGCCGATGAGTTGGCGGTCATCATGCGCTTTGGTTTTGAATTCATGCAGAACGAGGAGCCCGCGCGTAACGCTACAGCAAATTGCCTTAATGATGAAACGGGAGGCTCCATCTATCTGCGGCTCTCAACCCGCCCGATTGAACAAATCGAGCGCAAAATGACACCGGAGTTACGGTCTGACATTATCGACGGCGGCTATTGGCTTCGGGAACCGGGACCGAATGCCGAGGTGATCATTGCCTATACCGGCACTTTGGCACCCGAAGCGATACAGGCAGTCGGCATGATGGGCGAAGATGTCCGCGACATTGGCCTATTAGCGATCACATCCGCAGATCGTCTGCTGGCCGGTTTTTCAGCCGCGCAAAAACGCCGTCAGAATGGAGATTTCGGCGCGCAATCTCATGTTGAGAGGCTTTTCGGCACTCTCAATCCAGGCGCGGCCATTGTCACCGTTTGTGATGCCCATCCGGCAACCTTGGCTTGGCTGGGATCGGTTAATGGCAATAAGTCGCGGTCGCTTGGCGTTGAGAAATTTGGGCAAACGGGCTCTATTGGCGAGCTTTACGGCCACTATGGAATCGACGCTGCCGGAATTATGCAAGCAGCGCAGGAACTGGCGTTAAGGCGACCGTTAAGATTTGTCCGTACGGTTTAA
- a CDS encoding diacylglycerol/lipid kinase family protein, whose amino-acid sequence MRVLLAYNKFAGGFRPKLLNALQMQLAKRGHLVFSVGTRDKEFSEELSRCDHVCVLGGDGTLRDSINLARSFNVSPSFSILPLGTINLVAREREYEKNAEIMATRIASLADPVSHYTAKMNDDAFVACLSIGPDSYSVARVTQKSKDKWGRLAYLFAFVQQLMDWKRMELSVKIDGETVRAEAIYVLKSKYFAGPWSLCRQADITLPQFSVILLPKARRRDFIRLIASAIISPRFQSAKWTQLTCNDLHISALTGTPVQADGDIAGTLPMRVQIAPEPLRFTS is encoded by the coding sequence ATGCGCGTTTTGCTTGCCTATAATAAATTTGCCGGAGGGTTTCGTCCCAAGCTGTTGAATGCGCTGCAAATGCAGTTAGCAAAACGCGGTCATTTGGTATTTTCAGTGGGAACCCGGGACAAGGAATTTTCCGAAGAGCTAAGTCGCTGCGATCATGTCTGTGTGTTGGGTGGCGACGGAACTTTGCGTGACAGCATAAACCTCGCCCGATCTTTCAACGTATCGCCTAGTTTCAGTATATTGCCTTTGGGCACCATCAATCTAGTTGCGCGCGAGCGCGAATATGAAAAAAATGCGGAAATAATGGCCACACGGATTGCTTCTCTTGCAGATCCGGTTAGTCACTATACCGCCAAAATGAATGATGACGCTTTCGTCGCCTGTCTTTCCATTGGGCCAGATAGCTATAGCGTTGCGCGCGTTACACAAAAATCAAAAGACAAGTGGGGGCGACTCGCCTATCTTTTCGCATTTGTTCAGCAACTCATGGACTGGAAAAGAATGGAGTTATCCGTCAAAATTGATGGAGAAACCGTCCGTGCCGAAGCCATTTATGTGCTGAAAAGCAAGTATTTCGCTGGACCTTGGAGCTTGTGCCGCCAAGCGGATATTACGCTGCCGCAATTCTCTGTCATTTTGCTTCCCAAAGCACGTCGTCGTGATTTTATCAGGTTGATTGCAAGCGCCATCATAAGCCCGCGCTTCCAGTCAGCGAAATGGACGCAACTAACCTGCAACGATCTGCATATTTCGGCATTAACCGGAACGCCTGTTCAAGCCGATGGGGATATTGCTGGCACCTTGCCAATGAGAGTACAAATCGCACCCGAACCGCTGCGCTTTACATCGTAA
- a CDS encoding enoyl-CoA hydratase/isomerase family protein codes for MTDLVLREDNDGIALLTLNRPDKLNSLTVGMFRELRSHVSDIAKDDEIKCVVLRGAGKCFSAGHDLADIAEGEAVPSRGWHSETLRMMEKLSKPVIAAVHGHCYTGALEVALAADFIIAADNARFGDTHAKWALTPIWGMSQRLPRRVGIATAKRLMFTADMIGADEAVRIGLAEYVVPLDSFDTEIEALATKITTNSSFSHAANKHLLEATDGNPLDAGLQWEVLENEGVGPDMQERIMAFTGKKNSG; via the coding sequence ATGACTGACCTCGTATTGCGTGAAGACAATGATGGGATAGCGCTGCTCACGCTTAATCGCCCGGATAAACTAAATTCGCTCACGGTCGGTATGTTCCGGGAATTGAGGAGTCACGTTTCGGATATCGCAAAGGATGATGAAATAAAATGTGTTGTCCTGCGCGGAGCGGGCAAGTGTTTTTCCGCTGGCCACGATCTGGCCGATATTGCGGAAGGAGAGGCGGTGCCTTCGCGCGGCTGGCACAGCGAAACGCTGCGGATGATGGAGAAACTTTCCAAGCCGGTTATCGCTGCGGTCCATGGGCATTGCTATACCGGCGCGCTCGAAGTGGCGCTGGCTGCTGATTTCATCATCGCAGCTGACAATGCGCGGTTTGGCGACACCCATGCAAAATGGGCGCTGACACCTATATGGGGCATGAGTCAACGCCTGCCGCGCCGCGTGGGCATTGCGACTGCCAAACGGCTTATGTTTACCGCTGATATGATTGGCGCGGACGAAGCGGTGCGTATTGGGCTGGCGGAATATGTGGTGCCGTTGGATAGCTTCGATACCGAGATCGAAGCGCTGGCTACCAAAATTACCACCAATTCCTCATTCTCCCACGCGGCCAACAAGCACTTGCTTGAGGCGACGGACGGGAACCCGCTGGATGCTGGCCTGCAATGGGAAGTTCTGGAAAATGAAGGGGTTGGACCCGATATGCAGGAACGGATTATGGCTTTTACCGGAAAAAAGAACAGCGGCTAA
- a CDS encoding FAD-dependent monooxygenase: MKAIVAGGGIGGLNAALCLHKFGWDVEILEQAAELDEVGAGIQISPNGMKVLQALDLGAEIEKAGFRPRASQLRMGQSGRVIMTNNMGDYEDRYGAPYLHIHRADLVHILKSAIDARLPGSISNAKTVTGYRQDEIHAWAICEDGSLTEGDIVVGADGIKSAMRNQMIGADEPRFTGNVAWRAVVPVEKLGRNVPLPVASVWLGEGKHAVTYLLRGGAVANFVGVVERGDWQEESWTQQGSREEALADFADWHPTITALIEQAESHFRWALYDRKPLEKWADGRAILLGDACHPMLPFMAQGAVQAIEDGYVLARFLSEKPTIEAALSGYFAARHQRTAKIQAAARANMKIFHKPDALGPMWLADKIKSNALDDRLNWIYGHDVTA, encoded by the coding sequence ATGAAGGCGATAGTCGCAGGGGGTGGAATTGGCGGGCTGAATGCGGCGCTATGCCTGCATAAATTTGGGTGGGACGTTGAAATACTGGAGCAAGCCGCTGAGCTGGACGAAGTTGGCGCGGGAATTCAGATTAGTCCCAACGGCATGAAAGTGCTGCAGGCTCTGGATTTGGGTGCCGAAATCGAAAAAGCCGGTTTCCGGCCCAGAGCAAGCCAGTTGCGCATGGGTCAATCCGGCCGGGTCATCATGACAAACAATATGGGCGATTATGAGGATAGATACGGTGCACCATATTTGCACATCCATCGCGCAGATCTGGTCCATATTCTGAAATCCGCTATTGATGCGAGACTACCGGGTTCAATCTCCAATGCTAAAACGGTAACCGGTTACAGGCAGGATGAGATCCATGCTTGGGCAATTTGTGAAGACGGTAGTTTGACAGAGGGCGATATTGTCGTCGGTGCTGACGGGATAAAATCCGCCATGCGTAATCAGATGATTGGTGCAGATGAACCTCGCTTTACCGGTAACGTCGCATGGCGCGCGGTGGTACCGGTTGAAAAGCTAGGCCGAAATGTGCCACTTCCCGTTGCATCGGTTTGGCTGGGCGAGGGCAAGCACGCTGTGACTTACTTGCTGAGAGGCGGGGCGGTTGCGAATTTTGTCGGTGTTGTAGAACGTGGCGACTGGCAGGAAGAAAGCTGGACGCAGCAAGGTTCCCGTGAGGAAGCGCTCGCCGATTTTGCTGATTGGCATCCTACTATAACGGCGCTGATCGAGCAGGCGGAAAGCCATTTCCGGTGGGCTCTTTACGATCGGAAACCACTGGAAAAATGGGCAGACGGCCGGGCGATATTGCTCGGTGATGCTTGTCATCCGATGCTGCCATTCATGGCGCAGGGCGCAGTGCAGGCGATAGAAGACGGCTATGTGCTCGCGCGATTTCTGTCAGAAAAGCCGACCATTGAAGCGGCGCTATCAGGCTATTTTGCGGCCCGGCATCAACGCACTGCGAAAATACAGGCCGCTGCCCGCGCCAACATGAAAATTTTCCATAAGCCTGATGCGCTTGGTCCGATGTGGCTTGCAGATAAGATCAAGTCCAATGCACTGGATGACCGACTGAACTGGATTTACGGCCATGATGTAACAGCATGA
- a CDS encoding UDP-glucose dehydrogenase family protein: MKIAMIGSGYVGLVSGACFADFGHQVVCVDKDDSKIESLNQNIMPIYEPGLANLVKRNVDGGRLSFSNDLKASVENSDAIFIAVGTPSRRGDGHADLSYVYAASEEIAEVITKPTVVVTKSTVPVGTGDEVELILSKKLPRDQFAVVSNPEFLREGAAIGDFKRPDRIVIGTEDDWAKDVMSEIYRPLFLNESPILFTGRRTAELTKYAANAFLATKITFINEMADLCEKVGADVQEVSRGIGLDNRIGSKFLHAGPGYGGSCFPKDTLALLKTAQDNDSPVRIVEAVVQVNDQRKRAMGRKVIHALGGEARGKKVALLGLTFKPNTDDMRDAPSIAIAQTLMDAGAIVSAYDPEGMEIAAEIMPKVIMTESSYEAANGTDAVVIVTEWDAFRALDLGKLAKTMAGKELVDLRNIYHPADVEKSGLNYTGVGRISKSSQTI, translated from the coding sequence ATGAAAATTGCGATGATCGGATCCGGCTATGTCGGCCTGGTGTCTGGGGCTTGCTTTGCCGACTTTGGCCATCAGGTTGTTTGTGTCGACAAAGACGACAGCAAGATCGAAAGCCTCAACCAGAACATTATGCCTATATACGAACCCGGATTGGCAAATCTGGTAAAGCGCAATGTCGATGGCGGAAGATTGTCATTTTCGAATGACCTGAAAGCTTCGGTTGAAAATAGCGATGCGATTTTTATCGCGGTCGGTACACCATCTCGACGCGGTGATGGACATGCCGATCTGAGCTATGTTTATGCCGCCAGTGAAGAAATTGCCGAAGTCATTACCAAACCTACTGTCGTGGTCACCAAATCAACGGTTCCGGTAGGCACAGGCGACGAAGTCGAACTGATATTGTCCAAAAAACTGCCGCGAGATCAGTTTGCGGTGGTTTCCAATCCGGAGTTTCTTCGCGAAGGCGCTGCTATTGGAGATTTCAAACGTCCTGACCGTATTGTCATTGGTACGGAAGATGATTGGGCAAAAGATGTGATGAGCGAAATTTATCGCCCGCTTTTCCTTAATGAATCTCCAATCCTGTTCACCGGACGGCGTACCGCCGAACTTACCAAATATGCCGCCAACGCTTTTCTGGCCACGAAGATCACATTTATCAATGAAATGGCAGATCTTTGCGAAAAAGTTGGTGCCGATGTTCAGGAAGTATCCCGTGGCATTGGTCTCGACAATCGCATTGGCTCGAAATTTCTGCACGCGGGTCCGGGTTATGGTGGCAGCTGTTTTCCGAAAGATACGCTCGCTCTGCTCAAAACCGCGCAGGACAATGATAGTCCGGTGCGGATTGTGGAAGCTGTCGTGCAAGTCAATGACCAGCGAAAACGGGCAATGGGCCGCAAGGTCATTCACGCCCTCGGTGGTGAAGCGCGCGGCAAAAAAGTTGCGTTGCTTGGCCTGACTTTCAAACCCAACACGGACGACATGCGCGACGCGCCATCAATAGCGATCGCGCAAACATTGATGGATGCCGGTGCAATTGTTAGCGCATATGATCCAGAAGGCATGGAAATTGCGGCAGAAATCATGCCCAAAGTCATCATGACGGAAAGCAGCTATGAAGCTGCAAATGGCACCGACGCTGTTGTCATCGTAACCGAATGGGATGCCTTTCGCGCACTGGATCTTGGAAAACTGGCCAAGACCATGGCTGGCAAAGAATTGGTTGATCTGCGCAACATCTATCATCCGGCAGATGTAGAAAAATCAGGCCTTAACTATACTGGCGTTGGCCGCATTTCGAAGAGTTCCCAGACAATATGA
- a CDS encoding class I mannose-6-phosphate isomerase — protein MKLTKKSVAKPWGQSTLPDIFGGKQKEKIGEIWFEPPKGIAPTLMVKYLFTSEKLSIQVHPNDRLARRFGMAHGKEECWYILEAEPDAVLGIGLKKKVSATKLRTAVVLGEVESLVDWKPVKAGDLFYIPAGTIHAIGAGIQLIEVQQNIDLTYRLYDYGRPRELHLDEALAVAKLAPYDMDNSSALTAGDAGLLIDGPHFRLFQVLGDTPEMLSGVKASEWQVVPLEGQVKVRGKVIKSGECGLCPNASDIDLNENIRSLVACNMK, from the coding sequence ATGAAACTTACTAAAAAATCAGTTGCTAAGCCATGGGGGCAATCCACACTGCCCGATATATTCGGCGGGAAGCAAAAAGAAAAAATTGGTGAAATTTGGTTTGAGCCTCCCAAGGGTATCGCTCCGACTTTGATGGTCAAATATCTGTTTACCAGCGAAAAGCTCTCCATTCAGGTGCACCCTAATGATCGCCTGGCGAGACGCTTTGGCATGGCGCACGGCAAAGAGGAATGTTGGTACATACTGGAAGCAGAGCCAGATGCAGTTTTAGGAATCGGCCTCAAAAAAAAAGTAAGTGCCACAAAGCTGCGGACAGCTGTTGTTCTTGGTGAAGTCGAAAGCCTTGTTGATTGGAAGCCGGTAAAGGCGGGTGATCTATTCTATATTCCTGCTGGTACAATCCATGCGATCGGTGCAGGCATCCAACTTATTGAGGTACAACAGAATATCGATTTGACCTACCGGCTTTATGATTATGGCAGACCGCGGGAACTCCATTTGGACGAGGCGCTCGCCGTCGCCAAACTCGCGCCCTATGACATGGATAACTCCAGCGCTCTGACTGCCGGTGATGCAGGACTTTTGATTGATGGTCCGCATTTCCGGTTATTTCAAGTGCTTGGCGATACGCCGGAGATGCTCAGTGGAGTTAAAGCATCCGAATGGCAGGTCGTCCCGCTTGAAGGACAAGTCAAGGTCCGCGGCAAGGTAATCAAATCCGGTGAATGCGGACTATGCCCAAATGCATCAGACATTGATCTGAACGAAAATATTCGTTCGCTTGTCGCCTGCAATATGAAATGA
- a CDS encoding mannose-1-phosphate guanylyltransferase/mannose-6-phosphate isomerase, translating into MDSKSLITPVILSGGSGTRLWPLSTNEKPKQFLNLTGAQSMFQLTLERCSQKGLFTDPIIVGSERHADIAEEQMAEIGVSPQNLILEPCARNTAPAIALAALACTNPQAAMLVMPSDHVIENVPAFQTAVQQSLSLAIARWLVTFGIAPTGPETGYGYIEQGDEIAGSACSFAAKKFVEKPNADNATKMLAKGGFHWNAGIFLFRADSYLQALEKHSPEMLAAAKQAMSNGVSKSSRIYPDEQSFANAPSDSIDYAIMEKAEKVAVTPVSPGWSDVGSWDSLFEISPKDSASNAVSGRVQALESHQNLIHSDGIDVHAYGVDDLIIVAKGNQVMILPRGQSQHVKQISENAKKPD; encoded by the coding sequence ATGGATAGCAAATCATTAATCACGCCCGTCATCCTTTCGGGTGGTTCCGGCACCCGGCTTTGGCCACTTTCAACCAACGAGAAACCCAAACAATTTCTTAATCTTACCGGTGCGCAGTCGATGTTCCAATTGACCTTGGAACGATGCTCTCAAAAGGGGCTTTTTACCGATCCCATAATTGTTGGCAGTGAACGTCATGCTGATATCGCAGAAGAGCAAATGGCCGAAATCGGTGTTTCTCCGCAAAACCTGATTTTGGAACCATGCGCCCGAAACACCGCACCTGCCATTGCTCTTGCCGCTTTGGCTTGCACAAATCCGCAGGCGGCCATGCTTGTCATGCCCAGCGACCATGTGATAGAAAATGTTCCCGCGTTTCAAACAGCGGTTCAACAATCACTATCGTTAGCAATCGCCCGCTGGCTGGTTACGTTCGGAATTGCGCCGACCGGTCCTGAGACGGGTTACGGCTACATCGAACAGGGCGACGAAATTGCGGGAAGTGCTTGCAGTTTCGCAGCGAAGAAATTTGTCGAAAAACCGAATGCAGACAATGCCACCAAAATGTTGGCCAAAGGCGGCTTTCACTGGAACGCCGGAATTTTCCTGTTCCGTGCCGACAGCTATTTGCAGGCGCTTGAGAAACATTCTCCCGAGATGCTGGCGGCGGCAAAACAAGCCATGTCAAACGGTGTTTCCAAATCGTCCAGGATCTATCCCGACGAGCAGAGCTTCGCAAATGCACCCTCTGATTCCATTGACTATGCCATTATGGAAAAGGCCGAAAAAGTTGCCGTAACACCTGTTAGTCCGGGCTGGTCGGATGTTGGTAGTTGGGATTCTTTGTTCGAAATAAGCCCTAAAGACAGCGCCTCGAATGCCGTTTCCGGCAGGGTTCAGGCGTTGGAATCACATCAAAACCTTATCCACAGTGACGGTATCGACGTGCACGCTTATGGGGTTGATGATCTGATTATTGTTGCCAAAGGCAATCAAGTCATGATCCTGCCAAGAGGCCAATCTCAGCATGTAAAACAAATTTCCGAGAACGCCAAAAAACCTGACTAA